The nucleotide window GCCGCGCCCGGGGTCTGCCCGGCCACGCCGGACAGCACCGCGCACGTGCTCTACACCTCCGGGTCGACCGGACGGCCGAAGGGCGTGCTCACCACCCACCGCAACATCGTCGCGTTCGCCGCCGGGTTCGCCGGGCGGCTGGGCGTCGGCCCGGGCACCCGCGCGCTCGGCATCGCCTCGCCCGGCTTCGACGCGTTCACCATGGACGTCTTCGTGCCGCTGATGACCGGCGGGTCGGTGCAGCTGGTGGGCTCGGCCGACCGCGCGGACCCGGAACGGCTGCGCCGGTTCATCGTCGAGCACGAGGTGAACTGGGGGTTCATCACCCCGACCCTGCTGTCGCTGCTCGACCCGGAAGACGTGCCCGGCTGGCGGACCATCGCCTGCGGCGGCGAGCCGGTGCCCGCCGCGCTGGCCGCCCGCTGGCTGCCCGGCCGCCGGTTCTTCAACGCCTACGGCCCGACCGAGACGACCGTCGTCGTGCTCACCGACGAGGTGACCGGCATCCCGGCCGACCCGCTGCCGCTGGGCACGCCGACGCCGAACCACCGCGCGCACGTCGTCGACGCCGACCTGCGGCCGGTCCCGCCGGGCGAGGTGGGCGAGCTGGTCATCGGCGGGCCCGGCCTGGCCGCGGGCTACCTGAACAGCCCGGAGCTGACCGCGCGGAAGTTCGTCGCGGACCCGTTCACGCCGGGGGAGCGGCTCTACCGCACCGGCGACCTGGCCCGGCTGCGCCCCGACGGCAGGCTGGAGTTCGCCGGCCGCGCCGACCGCCAGGTGAAGGTCCGCGGCCAGCGGATCGAGCTCGGCGAGGTCGAGGCCGCGCTCGGCGCCCACCCGGACGTCGACGCCGTCGCGGTCGAAGCCGTGCCGGGCCCCGGCGGCACCCGGCTGGTCGCCTTCCTCACCCCGGAAGCGGCCCCGGCCGACGAGGACATCCACGCGTACGCGGGGGACCGGCTGACCGAGGCGATGCGGCCGGCCGCGATCCGGCGCCTGGCCGAGCTGCCCGTCAACACCGTCACCGGCAAGATCGACCGGCCCGCCCTGCGGGCGCTGGCCGAGGCCGAGCCGGCGGACGCACCCGAGGCAGGATCGCCGGTGGAGGCCGTGTGGCGGCGGGTGCTCGGCCCGGGGGCGGGCACCGGCTTCCTGTTGTCCGGCGGGGACTCGATCGCCGCGATGCGGCTGGTCGCGGCGCTGCGGGCCGAGTTCGCCGCCGACGTCTCCGTCGAAGACGTCTTCGCCGGGGGCACTCTCGACGGGCTCGCGCGGCGGGTGGCCGAGGCCGCGCCGCTCACCGGCGCGAGCCTGACGACCGGGCACGCCCCGGCGTTGTCCCCGCCGCAGCGGCGGCTGTGGTTCCTCGACCAGCTCGCCCCGGACGCGGCGCCGTACAACATCGCGATGGCGTTCCGGCTGACCGGTCCCCTCGACGTCGAGGCGCTGCAGGCCGCGCTGCGGGCGGTCGCCGAGCGGCATGACGTGCTGCGCTGGCGCATCCGGCCGGTCGACGGCGTCCCGCGGGCCGAGTGCCTGCCCGCCGACGACGTCCCCTTGCCGGTCGTCCCGGTGGCCACCGCCGCCGTGGCCGCCCGGCTGGCCGCCGACGCGGCGACCCCGGTCCGGCTCGACCGCGAACCGCCGTGGCGGGTGCGGCTCTACGAGCTGGGGCCGGACGAGCACGTCCTCGGGATGACCCTGCACCACGCCGTGTTCGACGGCTGGTCGCAGGAGCTCCTCTGCGCCGACCTCACCGCGGCCTACCGCGGCGAGGCGTTGCCACCCCTGCCGGTGTCCTATGCGGACTACGCGGTCTGGCGCGCCGACCGCGACTGCCGCCGGGAAGCGGTCGACCTGGCCTGGTGGACGGACCACCTGGCGGGCATATCGTCCACAGTGGACTTGCCGCGGGACCGGCCGCGCCCGGCCGTGCAGACCTACCGCGGCGCCAGTCATCGCCAGGCGTTCCCCGGCGGTGTCGCCGAGGCCGTCGGCGAGCTGGCCCAGCGCACCGGGACCACCCGCGCCGGCGTGCTGCTGGCGGCGTTCGGGCAGCTGCTGCGCCGGCTCACCGGCGGGGCCGACCACCTGGTCGCCACCGTCGTCGCGGACCGGCAGCTGGCCGAAACCCAGGACGTCGCCGGGTTCTTCGTGGACATCGTCCCGGTGCGGCTGCGGGCCGGCGACGCGGACTTCACCACGCTCGTGCGCGCCGGCGGCGAGGAGCTCCTGGCCGCCACCGCCCACCCGGCAGCGCCGATCGACCGGCTCGTCGACGCGCTCGGCGTGCCACGCGACCCGTCCCGGGCGCCGCTCGTACAGGTGATGGTCAACGTCCTGAACTTCGCCGAACCGCGGCTCGGCCTGCCCGGGGTGCGCGCGGACTGGCTGCCGGTCGAGAAGCCCGGCTCGCCGTTCGACCTGACCGTCTACGTCCTCGAACACGGCATCGAGCTGCTCTACAACCCCGACCTGTTCGACGCGGCCCGGATGTCCGCGCTGGCCGAGGACTTCACGGCGTTGCTCGCCGCGCTCGTCGCCGAGCCGGAGCGCCCGGCGGCGGAGTGTGCACCGGAACTGCCCCGGGCCGCCGTCCGCACTGCCGCGCCGGGGGCCGCCGTCCGGGCCCCGGCCCGGGCGGATCCGGTCGTCCCGGTCGCCGATCCGGCCGCGCTGGCCGCCACCGAGGCCGTCATCGCGGCGGTCTGGCGGGAGGTGCTCGGCCGCGATCGCGTGGGCGTGA belongs to Amycolatopsis tolypomycina and includes:
- a CDS encoding non-ribosomal peptide synthetase translates to MTDTLPGTGIDGPALSSPTLSDTDTTVAALILAQAGRTPAALAVRQGTARLTYAELVAAAWGVAAALRERGAGPETRVGVCAHRTPALVTTVLGVLFSGACYVPLEPGGPRARLSGIVADAGVSLVIGDAAVAEFGPERGIGVPPPAAPGVCPATPDSTAHVLYTSGSTGRPKGVLTTHRNIVAFAAGFAGRLGVGPGTRALGIASPGFDAFTMDVFVPLMTGGSVQLVGSADRADPERLRRFIVEHEVNWGFITPTLLSLLDPEDVPGWRTIACGGEPVPAALAARWLPGRRFFNAYGPTETTVVVLTDEVTGIPADPLPLGTPTPNHRAHVVDADLRPVPPGEVGELVIGGPGLAAGYLNSPELTARKFVADPFTPGERLYRTGDLARLRPDGRLEFAGRADRQVKVRGQRIELGEVEAALGAHPDVDAVAVEAVPGPGGTRLVAFLTPEAAPADEDIHAYAGDRLTEAMRPAAIRRLAELPVNTVTGKIDRPALRALAEAEPADAPEAGSPVEAVWRRVLGPGAGTGFLLSGGDSIAAMRLVAALRAEFAADVSVEDVFAGGTLDGLARRVAEAAPLTGASLTTGHAPALSPPQRRLWFLDQLAPDAAPYNIAMAFRLTGPLDVEALQAALRAVAERHDVLRWRIRPVDGVPRAECLPADDVPLPVVPVATAAVAARLAADAATPVRLDREPPWRVRLYELGPDEHVLGMTLHHAVFDGWSQELLCADLTAAYRGEALPPLPVSYADYAVWRADRDCRREAVDLAWWTDHLAGISSTVDLPRDRPRPAVQTYRGASHRQAFPGGVAEAVGELAQRTGTTRAGVLLAAFGQLLRRLTGGADHLVATVVADRQLAETQDVAGFFVDIVPVRLRAGDADFTTLVRAGGEELLAATAHPAAPIDRLVDALGVPRDPSRAPLVQVMVNVLNFAEPRLGLPGVRADWLPVEKPGSPFDLTVYVLEHGIELLYNPDLFDAARMSALAEDFTALLAALVAEPERPAAECAPELPRAAVRTAAPGAAVRAPARADPVVPVADPAALAATEAVIAAVWREVLGRDRVGVTDNFFDIGGHSLALARVHAEVTARLGRRIPMVDLFTHPTVRALATHLHAGAAPSPELARAAERVAARRGRTPSRRPRRSAGTTGQEQERPL